The Streptomyces sp. NBC_01317 genomic interval GCCGCGCTCAAGCCGGACCTGATCCTGAGCAGCAAGGTCCGCGACGAGAAGAACTACAGCGCGCTGTCCGCGATCGCCCCCACCGTCTTCTCCGAGACCACAGGTCCCAGTTGGCGCCAGAACTTCGCGCTGCACGCCGAGGCCGTGGGCAAGAAGCCCGAGGCCGACAAGGTCGCCGCCGCCTACGACGCGCATGTGGCCCGGCTCACCACCGCACTGGGCGGCCCCGCGAAGGCGAAGGAGACGAAGGTCGGCTTCGTACGGTTCGTGGAGGGCGCCGACACCCGCCTCTACCTCAACGACACCTTCGTGGGCTCCCTCTTCAAGGACCTCGGCGTGGGCCGCCCGGCCAACCAGGACACGGCCGGCTTCTCGCTGGACGTCAGCCCCGAACGGATCGACAAGGCCGACGCGGACGTCCTCTACCACTCCACGTACGGCGACCCGGCCAAGGCCAAGGAGACCTCGACCACCGCGGGCCCCCTGTGGAAGAACCTCACCGCCGTGAAGAAGGGCCACGCGTTCGCGGTGGACGACAACCTGTGGATGCTCGGCATCGGCTACACGGGCGCGGACAAGATCCTCGACACCATCGAGAAGACGTACGTCTCCGCACAGCGCTGAGCCCCGAGCGACGCCTAGCCTCCCACCTCACCCGGCACCCCGAACGTCGTCCACGCCGCGCGCTCCGGGAGCCTCAACACCGTTCGCCCGGCGACGGCGTTGAGGATGGTCGCCGCCCGCCACGCGCCCAGCGTCAGGTCGGGGGCGCTCACGCCGTGCGTGTGCAGCTCGGCGTTCTGGACGTACAGACCGCCGGACACATGGGGCGCGAGGGTCACCCGGTAGTCCGCGTCGATGCGGTAGCGGCCCTTGCCGTCCCAGTCCACGAGCTTCGACAGGGGCTCCAGGAAGGCGGGGCGGACCGCCGCGTACCCCGTGGCCGACACGATCGCCGACGTACGGACCTCGAACCGCTCGTCCCGCTCCGTGTGCAGGCAGGTGAGCCGGTATCCGCCCCCGTCCGGCACGGGCTCCGCCGCGACGACCGCCACGCCGGGGTGCAGGGCGGTACGCGGTTCCGTACCCCCCACCGTCCGTTCGTACAGCTCGTCGTGGATCGCGGCCAGCGTCTCCTCACTCACGCCCTTGTACAACTGCCACTGTTCCCGTACGAGTTGCTCGCGCCGCCGCTCCGGGAGCCCGCGGAAGTAGCGGATGTAGTCGGGGGTGAAGTGCTCCAGGCCGATCTTGGAGTACTCCATGGGCGCGAAGGCGGGGGTCCTGGCGAGCCAGCGGACGTACGGCCCCGCCGCCCCGCCGCCCACCCCTTCGCCGACGGGCTGCCGGCGCAGCAGATCCAGCACCACCTCCGCCCCCGACTGCCCGGCCCCGATCACCGTGACGTCGTCCAGACCGGCCAACTCGGCCTGGTGCGTCCGGTAGTCCGCGCTGTGCAGGACCCGGCCCCGGTGCCCGGACGCGCCGGTGAGCAGAGGAAGCAGCGGCTCGGGCACGACGGGCTGCGTGCCGACGCCCAGCACGACCTGCCGCGCCAGGACCCGCGTCGAGGCCCCCGCCGCCGAGCGGTACGTGACGGCGAACGCCTCGGCGCCCTCGTCCCACGCCAACTCCGTTACCCGTGCGTCGAATCGGCAGGAGGGCAGCCGCCCGGCGACCCAGCGGCAGTAGTGGTCGTACTCCCTGCGCGGTATGTGGAACCGTTCCGAGAAGAAGAACGGGAACATCCGGTCGTGCTCCCGCAGGTAATTCAGATACGACCAGGGGCTGGTGGGATCGGCCATCGTCACCAGGTCCGCCAGGAAGGGGACTTGAAGGGTGGTCCCGTCGAGAAGCAGCCCCGGGTGCCAGGAGAAGTCCGGCTTGGCGTCGAGGAACAGGGTGCGCAGGCCGGGCACACCGTCGCAGAGCGCGGCGAGCGAGAGGTTGAAAGGGCCGATACCGACGCCCAGGAGGTCGTGGACGTCCGGGAGTTCACGTATCTCCGGGGCGGCGGGCGCGTCCGTCTGAGGGGTCACAGCAGGTCCTCCTCGGCCCGGCCGGCGGCGACCACCGCGTGCAGCAGACGCTCCACCTCGGCCGGAGTGGTGTGGGGGTTGAGCAGGGTGAGCTTGAGCCGGACGCGGCCAGGGCCCTCGCCGGGGAGTTCGGTACGGCCGACGACGGCGCGGCCTTCGCGGAGGAGCCGCCGCCGCAGGGAGGCGTTGACACGATCGAGAACAGCGGGATCGCCACCCTCGGCCCCTTCCCCCATGTACCGGAACAGAAAAACAGTGAGCACCGGTGCGGCGTGCAACTCCAGGCGGGGATGCTCCCGTACGGTACGCGCCCCCGCCACCGCGAGATCGTGGCACGCGTCGACGAGCCGCCCCAGCCCCGCCCGCCCGAGCGTCCGCAGCGTAACGGCGATCTTGAAGGCGTCGGCACGCCGTGTCGTACGCAGCGAAAGCCCCAACAGGCTCGGATAGCCCGCCTCTTCGTCGTCGGCCGGGTTCAGGTAGACGGCACGCCGGGCCAGCGAGGCGTACGTCTCCGACTCCCGCACCAGGAACACACCGGCGGCGGCCGGCTGCCACCCGAGCTTGTGCCAGTCGAGGGATACGGAGTCGGCCGCGCCGATCCCGTCCAGGAGCGGCGCGAGCCGGTCGGAGAGCAGGGCGCCACCACCGTACGCGGCGTCCACATGCAGCCAGGCCCCGTGCGCGGCGGCCAACTCGGCACAGGCGCGCAGCGGGTCGACGGCGCCGGTGTCGGTGGTCCCGGCGGTGGCCACGACGGCGACGGGCACCTGCCCACGGCGCCGGCACGTTTCGAGGAGCCCGGCCAACTCCCTTTCCCTCATACGGAGGTTACGGTCCACCGGCACGGGGATCACCGCGTCCTCCCCGAGCCCGAGAAGAGCGGCGGCGCGCTGAACGGAGAAGTGCGCGGCGGCGGAGGCGAGAATCCGGGCCCGGGGGCCCCCGGAAACCCCGCTCATCTCGACGCGCCGCCCGTTCACGGCACCGAGCACCCGGTCGCGGGCGAGCATCAGCCCCATGAGATTGGACTCGGTCCCCCCGGAGGTGAGCACCCCGGCCGCGTGCTCGGGGTCGTACCCGACCATCTGCCCCAACTCCCGCAGCAGCAGGGTCTCCAGGACGGTGGCGGCGGGGGCCTGGTCCCAGGAGTCCTGGGACGGATTGAGCGCCGACACGGCGAGATCGGCGGCAACGGCGACGGCGAGAGGCGGACAGTGCAGATGCGCGGCGCAGGCGGGGTGGGCGGGATCAGCACTCCCGGCGGCGAGCAGCCGGCTGAACCGGCCAAGAGCGCTGGGGTCTCCGTCCGGGGAAGCACCGAACCCCTCCGCCACCACGGCGGCGATGTCCTGCGGCAACCCGGCCGGAAGGGGTCCGCCCCGCAACTCGGCCCCTTCCGCGAGGGCCGCGAGCACGGCGGCCAGCAGGGGCTCCAAGGCGGCGGCCCCACCGACCCCACCGGAAAGATCAGCGCTCAAGGCAACCGCCCCCGCAGCGGGGCACCCTCGCCGGGCGTCGCCTCGTCGGCCGCCTCCGCCTGGACGTCCGACCGGGCTGCCCGGCCCGGGTCCGGCGACGTCCTGACGCCCGTACCGGAAGTCACCTCGCCTCCGGGCACCGTCCCACCGTCGGGGACCCGCGCCGCCGCGCCCCGGCCCGGCGTCAGATATCCGAATCCGTGGGTCGTAGGTCCAACCGGTTCCGGGATGTCGGCAGTTCCGCTCGCACCCGCCCGCTGTGCCGACGTACCGTCACCGGCCCTGGGAGAAGCCACCGCACGACGGACAACCCGCGAGCCGTCCGACGAACCCGGTTCGGGCACCACGACCGAACCCGGGCCGACGCCCGACCCCGAACCCGGCCCGACGCCGGCCCCCGAACCGGCCCCCGGACGCACAGCACCCGGGCCCGGAACCGGGCCGGCACCAGGACCCGGGCGTCCACCCGAATCCCGGCCGGAACCCCGCCCCCGCGACTCCGTCGCAATCGCGTCCCCCACCCGCTCCAGCACCGCCTCCGCCTCCCCGTCCGTGATCGTCAGCGGCGGCAACAACCGCAACGTGGCGTCGTATCGACCACCCAGCTCCACGATCACCCCCCGCTCCAGGCACGCCGCACGCACCCGCCGCGCCAGGTCCGGGTTCGCCGGATACGCGCCGCACGCGTCCAACGGGCCCTCCGGGTGCACCAGTTCGACGCCGATCATCAGCCCCCGCCCCCGCACGTCACCGATCACCGGCAGCGCCGCCCGCAGTTCCTCCAGCCGGGCCGTCATCCACGCCCCCACCGTCGCCGCGCGCGCGACCAGGCCCTCCCTGGCCACGTACCGCAGCGTCGCCGCGCCCGCCGCCATCGCCAGCGTGTTCCCCCGGAACGTGCCCGTGTGCGCGCCCGGCAACCAGCCGTCGTACCGCTCGTCGTACACGATCACCGCCAGCGGCAGACTCCCGCCGATCGCCTTCGACATGACCATCACGTCCGGTACGACCCCGCTGTGCTCGACCGCCCAGAAGGCCCCCGTCCGCCCCACCCCCGTCTGCACCTCGTCCACGATCAGCGGAATCCCCCGCTCGCTCGTGATCCGCCGCATCGCCCGCAGCCACCGGTCCGGCGCGACCACCGCGCCCCCCTCGCCCTGCACCGCCTCCAGGATCATCGCGGCGGGCGGCACGACACCCCCGGACGGATCGTCGAGGAGCCGTTTCGTGTACGTGACGGCCAGATCCGTACCCCCCTCGCCCCCCACCCCGAACGGACAGCGGTACGGGTACGGATACGGCAGCCGCGTCACCTCACCCGCACCCCCCGCCGCCACCCGCTCCTTCACCGCGACGGTCCCGCTCGCGGCCAGCGCCCCCGCCGTCATCCCGTGGTACGCCCCGGTGAACGCCAGCACCCCGCGCCGCCCGGTCGCGGTCTGCGTCAGTTTCAGCGCCGCCTCGACGGCGTCCGTACCGGCGGGACCGCAGAAGTGGATCCGCGCCCGGTCGGCGAAGCCCTTGGGCAGGGTGGCGAAGAGCGCGTCGGTGAAGTCGTCCTTCTCAGGGGTCGCCAGATCGAGTACGTGTAACGGCGCCCCGCTGTCGATCGTGCGCCGCAGGGCCTCCCGTACGACGGGATGGTTGTGCCCGAGCGCCAACGTCCCGGCTCCGGAAAGGCAGTCGAGGTACCGCCGCCCGTCCGCACCTTCCACGGTCATACCGTGGGCGCGGACGGGGACGACAGGAAAGGACCGGGCGTACGTACGCGCCGAGGACTCCCGCTCACGCTGCCGCCGCAGAATCCCACCCTCGGGTGTCTCGGACGGAGCGGTGGGGTGGGGCACTGTCATTGGTACGGCTCCGGGGTACGACGAACCAACAGAACTTAGGCGAGCCTAACCTAACGCCCCGTCGGCCACGCGGCAATCCACCGCACCCCCGCCCCACCCGCCCTCACGGAGTCAAAGCACGACACCAAACATCAGTAACAGCCCCCACACCCACACCCACCGAAGGAACCACTGCCGCCGCAGGCGGAGTAGCGGCCCCGAGCCGCGTCCACCCCCAGGACCTCAACGCCCCGACGGCGGCCTCGTTTGCCGGGTCGACCCGGAGAGTCACCAGCGCCGCGTCCGTACGAAGAAGAAGTTGCTCAACCATCCTCGTGGCCACCCCACCCCGCCGGTACGCGGGAAGGACCATCAACTCCGCGAGGGCGAACACCTGCCCGGACACGGTCAGTTCCTCGATGTCCCACGGCACATCCACATCGAGACCACGCCACCACTCCCCGGCCCGGTCGAGCAGGAACCCGTACGCGTGCGCGGTCGGCTTGCCCCCACCGCTCGCGACCACCATGTCGAACCCGGTCCGCTGCACATCCTCGGCGAAGGCCCGCAGGAACTCCTGCCGGTCGTGAAACTCCTCGCCGTGCACGCGGTGGTACGCCTCGACGTACACATCCGCGACGTCCTCACGCTGCTGTTCCGCCTGCCACCGGCTCAGGCGCCGAATGAACACCTCTGGCACGTGCCCTCCTGCCCCGGATGTACGTCAGCCCGCTGGACATCCGCTGTACGAGGCGTACGCGATTGTCCACCGCCACGTCCATCGTCGCAGGACACACACGATCACGGGAACACCGCTCAAGCCCGGCTTTCCCCAAAACCCGAGGAGCCGGACACCGGAGTACGGTGAAGAGGGGGACGTCACAGAGGTGGGACCCAGATGGACAGCACATGGATCTCGGTAGCGGTGGCACTGGTGACCACGGCACTCCTCCTGGGCGGGATCTTCGTGATCAGACGCCTGAACGGCCAACACAAGACCCGCAACACTTCATTCCCGTACGCAAGAAACCTCTGGGACCCAGAAGTCCGCTCCAAAACAACCCGCCACGAGTCCCCCACCCCCGCCAGGCCCTCGGACCACAGGCCTCACTGAGCGGGCCCAAAACAACTCACCGGTGCGCGTTCTACGCGTTCGGGTCCCAGTCCGCGAGCTGCTCCATCGGCTCGGTGTCGCCGGTGGTCTCCAGGCCGTCGAGCGGAACGCGGTCGTAGAAGTAGAGGATCAGTTCGCTCGCCGCACCTCGCATGGCCATGTCGCCCGGCTCCGCGTCGGCAGCGAGGTCGTCGCAGCGGACGCCGTCGGCGTTGAGAGTCAGGCGCCAGGAGCGGCCCTCGGTGGCGTGCAGGTCGATGGTGGCCGGCGTGAACGGCCAGGGGACGGTCGTCGCCGAGACAGTCGTCAGGAACTCGTCGACGCCCTCGACCGCGACGTCCGTCGGCAGCGGCTGTGCGGCGCCCTGGGTGAGCTGGGCGTCGTACGTGTGGACGGCGAACTCCTGGATCTGGTGCCGGGCCACGGCCCCGGTGGTCTCCGGGGCCTGCGAGCGCCCCCACCAGGTCCAGCAGCCCCGGTCCGGGCCGGCCTCGCGCATCGCGTCGAGCATGAGCCCGGTCGACTCGGCGAGCCAGGCGTCCAAGGCCTCGCGGTCGCGGGGCGCGGTCGGGGCGCCCTTCGGGTCCGTCCTCGCCGGGGGCTCGGCGCCCGGGCCCGCCGCGACGACGACGGCCTGGCGGCGGCGCCCGTCACCGAGGTGCTGCGCCAGTTCGCGCAGCGTCCAGTCCGGGCAGGTCGGGACCCGGACGTCGAGGTCAGGGGCGGACGCGATCGCGGCGCGGAACGCGTCCGACCGGTCTTCGATCAGCCGCAGGACCTCGGGAAACTCCAAGATGTATTGCACGCGGTTGTGTACCACGCCGCTCGGGCCGCCAGGTAGCGAATTTCCCGAACAAACGCCCCCACACCCACCCCGGCACCATCACCAACGCGCTATGCACCCCAAACCTCGCACCCCGCACCCCCACACCCCCCGCGCACCCCCATACGGCAGGATGACCAACATGCGCATCCTAGGCCT includes:
- a CDS encoding ABC transporter substrate-binding protein; this translates as MGDVKVPHTPRRIVVLDTDALDSVVTLGTTPVGATTVAADAPLSAYLPADRLKGVKPVGLIGEPNLEAIAALKPDLILSSKVRDEKNYSALSAIAPTVFSETTGPSWRQNFALHAEAVGKKPEADKVAAAYDAHVARLTTALGGPAKAKETKVGFVRFVEGADTRLYLNDTFVGSLFKDLGVGRPANQDTAGFSLDVSPERIDKADADVLYHSTYGDPAKAKETSTTAGPLWKNLTAVKKGHAFAVDDNLWMLGIGYTGADKILDTIEKTYVSAQR
- a CDS encoding lysine N(6)-hydroxylase/L-ornithine N(5)-oxygenase family protein — encoded protein: MTPQTDAPAAPEIRELPDVHDLLGVGIGPFNLSLAALCDGVPGLRTLFLDAKPDFSWHPGLLLDGTTLQVPFLADLVTMADPTSPWSYLNYLREHDRMFPFFFSERFHIPRREYDHYCRWVAGRLPSCRFDARVTELAWDEGAEAFAVTYRSAAGASTRVLARQVVLGVGTQPVVPEPLLPLLTGASGHRGRVLHSADYRTHQAELAGLDDVTVIGAGQSGAEVVLDLLRRQPVGEGVGGGAAGPYVRWLARTPAFAPMEYSKIGLEHFTPDYIRYFRGLPERRREQLVREQWQLYKGVSEETLAAIHDELYERTVGGTEPRTALHPGVAVVAAEPVPDGGGYRLTCLHTERDERFEVRTSAIVSATGYAAVRPAFLEPLSKLVDWDGKGRYRIDADYRVTLAPHVSGGLYVQNAELHTHGVSAPDLTLGAWRAATILNAVAGRTVLRLPERAAWTTFGVPGEVGG
- a CDS encoding pyridoxal phosphate-dependent decarboxylase family protein — encoded protein: MSADLSGGVGGAAALEPLLAAVLAALAEGAELRGGPLPAGLPQDIAAVVAEGFGASPDGDPSALGRFSRLLAAGSADPAHPACAAHLHCPPLAVAVAADLAVSALNPSQDSWDQAPAATVLETLLLRELGQMVGYDPEHAAGVLTSGGTESNLMGLMLARDRVLGAVNGRRVEMSGVSGGPRARILASAAAHFSVQRAAALLGLGEDAVIPVPVDRNLRMRERELAGLLETCRRRGQVPVAVVATAGTTDTGAVDPLRACAELAAAHGAWLHVDAAYGGGALLSDRLAPLLDGIGAADSVSLDWHKLGWQPAAAGVFLVRESETYASLARRAVYLNPADDEEAGYPSLLGLSLRTTRRADAFKIAVTLRTLGRAGLGRLVDACHDLAVAGARTVREHPRLELHAAPVLTVFLFRYMGEGAEGGDPAVLDRVNASLRRRLLREGRAVVGRTELPGEGPGRVRLKLTLLNPHTTPAEVERLLHAVVAAGRAEEDLL
- a CDS encoding GNAT family N-acetyltransferase gives rise to the protein MPEVFIRRLSRWQAEQQREDVADVYVEAYHRVHGEEFHDRQEFLRAFAEDVQRTGFDMVVASGGGKPTAHAYGFLLDRAGEWWRGLDVDVPWDIEELTVSGQVFALAELMVLPAYRRGGVATRMVEQLLLRTDAALVTLRVDPANEAAVGALRSWGWTRLGAATPPAAAVVPSVGVGVGAVTDVWCRALTP
- a CDS encoding maleylpyruvate isomerase family mycothiol-dependent enzyme, translated to MQYILEFPEVLRLIEDRSDAFRAAIASAPDLDVRVPTCPDWTLRELAQHLGDGRRRQAVVVAAGPGAEPPARTDPKGAPTAPRDREALDAWLAESTGLMLDAMREAGPDRGCWTWWGRSQAPETTGAVARHQIQEFAVHTYDAQLTQGAAQPLPTDVAVEGVDEFLTTVSATTVPWPFTPATIDLHATEGRSWRLTLNADGVRCDDLAADAEPGDMAMRGAASELILYFYDRVPLDGLETTGDTEPMEQLADWDPNA